One part of the Vicia villosa cultivar HV-30 ecotype Madison, WI linkage group LG6, Vvil1.0, whole genome shotgun sequence genome encodes these proteins:
- the LOC131609101 gene encoding sugar carrier protein C-like, with amino-acid sequence MSGAEGIHIGGRKKEYPGNITPFVTVTCILAAMGGLIFGYDIGISGGVTSMDPFLKKFFPAVYRKKNLDITTNRYCQYNSQILTLFTSSLYLAAMLSSLVASIVTSKFGRKLSMLFGGLLFLLGALVNGFSQHVWMLIVGRIFLGFGIGFANQSVPIYLSEMAPYKYRGAFNIGFQLSVTIGILVSNILNYFSNKIKGGWGWRLSLSGAMVPAIIIIIGSLVLPETPNSMIERGDCNAAKAQLKRIRGVEEVDEEFNDLVAASEASMQVEHPWRNLLERKYRSHLTMAILIPFFQQFSGINAIMFYAPVFFNSIGFKNDVALMSAVITGGINVVATCVSIYGVDKWGRRALFIEGGVQMVISQAIVAAAIGVKFGTDGYLCDLPKWYAVVVVLFICIYVSGYAWSWGPLGWLVPSEIFPLEIRSAAQSLNVSVNMFVCFFVSQVFLTMLCHLKFGLFIFFAFFVVVMTFYIYFMLPETKGVPIEGMSRVWKSRSYCLIFDFLLFNIVKN; translated from the exons atgtctGGTGCAGAAGGAATACATATCGGAGGGAGGAAGAAGGAGTACCCTGGAAACATCACTCCTTTTGTTACCGTAACATGCATCTTGGCAGCCATGGGTGGTTTAATCTTCGGCTACGATATTGGAATTTCAG GCGGGGTGACGTCTATGGATCCGTTTCTAAAGAAGTTTTTTCCGGCAGTATACCGGAAGAAAAACTTGGATATAACGACAAACAGATATTGTCAATACAACAGTCAGATACTGACGCTGTTCACTTCATCATTGTACCTGGCAGCGATGTTGTCATCCTTAGTAGCTTCCATTGTCACTAGTAAATTTGGTCGGAAACTTTCTATGCTTTTTGGAGGTTTGCTTTTCCTCCTAGGTGCTCTCGTTAATGGTTTTTCCCAACATGTTTGGATGTTGATAGTCGGTCGAATCTTTCTCGGGTTTGGTATTGGATTTGCGAATCAG TCTGTGCCAATCTACCTCTCAGAGATGGCTCCATACAAATACAGAGGTGCTTTTAATATTGGGTTCCAATTATCAGTTACAATCGGCATACTTGTTTCCAACATATTgaactacttttcaaacaaaatcaagggTGGATGGGGATGGAGGTTAAGCTTAAGTGGTGCTATGGTCCCtgcaattataataataattggaTCATTAGTCCTGCCAGAAACCCCCAATTCCATGATTGAAAGAGGTGATTGTAATGCAGCCAAGGCTCAACTAAAGAGAATTCGTGGAGTGGAAGAAGTTGATGAAGAGTTCAATGACCTTGTGGCAGCTAGTGAAGCTTCCATGCAAGTGGAGCACCCGTGGAGGAATTTGTTAGAAAGGAAGTATAGATCCCACCTTACCATGGCCATATTGATTCCATTCTTCCAACAATTTAGTGGCATCAATGCCATTATGTTTTATGCACCTGTATTTTTCAATTCCATTGGGTTCAAGAATGATGTTGCTCTTATGTCAGCGGTCATCACGGGTGGTATTAATGTTGTTGCTACATGTGTCTCAATTTATGGAGTTGATAAGTGGGGTAGGAGAGCCCTTTTCATTGAAGGCGGAGTTCAGATGGTCATAAGTCAG gCTATAGTTGCAGCTGCTATTGGAGTTAAATTTGGAACTGATGGATACCTATGTGATTTGCCAAAGTGGTATGCTGTAGTAGTTGTACTCTTTATTTGCATTTATGTTTCAGGGTATGCTTGGTCATGGGGTCCCCTTGGTTGGTTGGTACCTAGTGAGATTTTTCCCTTGGAGATTCGTTCGGCTGCTCAAAGTCTCAATGTATCGGTTAACATGTTCGTCTGCTTCTTTGTTTCACAAGTTTTCTTGACAATGCTTTGCCACTTGAAGTTTGGTTTGTTCATCTTCTTTGCCTTCTTTGTAGTGGTGATGACATTCTATATATACTTCATGCTTCCTGAAACAAAGGGAGTACCGATTGAAGGGATGAGTAGGGTTTGGAAATCACGCTCATAttgtttaatatttgattttctattgTTTAATATTGTAAAAAACTAA